In Polynucleobacter arcticus, the following proteins share a genomic window:
- a CDS encoding RidA family protein yields the protein MTNHISDRLKTLGIELPPSGAPAAAYVMAATTGNTVFLSGHIAKKDGKPWVGKLGLNMDTDTGKEAAKSIAIDLISTLQNHLGSLDRVKRIVKVMGLVNSTSEYTEQHLVVNGCSELLFEVFGDAGKHARSAFGVAQIPLGACVEIELIAEI from the coding sequence ATGACAAACCACATTAGCGATCGACTGAAGACCCTTGGCATTGAATTGCCACCCTCTGGGGCCCCTGCCGCCGCCTACGTGATGGCTGCCACCACTGGTAATACAGTGTTTCTTTCCGGTCATATTGCCAAGAAAGATGGCAAGCCTTGGGTTGGTAAGCTCGGTTTAAATATGGATACAGATACAGGCAAGGAAGCTGCAAAATCGATTGCGATTGACTTGATCTCCACCTTACAGAATCACTTGGGTTCATTGGATAGGGTAAAGCGCATTGTCAAGGTAATGGGCTTAGTCAACTCCACTAGTGAATATACCGAGCAACACTTGGTTGTGAATGGCTGCTCAGAATTACTCTTCGAGGTATTTGGCGATGCGGGAAAACATGCCAGAAGCGCATTTGGTGTCGCTCAAATTCCTTTGGGTGCTTGCGTTGAAATTGAACTCATTGCTGAAATTTAG
- a CDS encoding c-type cytochrome has translation MKFALITAILFSSIGFAQASSIDKGKTLVEKANCAACHGANLNAPILPAYPKLAGQYPEYLYYALRAYQVGNSNPQFGRNNAIMSSQSQPFSDADLKDMAAYIASLPGNFVVKK, from the coding sequence ATGAAATTCGCACTGATTACTGCTATTTTATTTTCCAGCATTGGCTTTGCTCAAGCTTCTAGCATTGACAAAGGTAAGACTCTGGTAGAGAAGGCCAATTGCGCCGCCTGTCACGGTGCCAACCTCAATGCGCCAATCCTACCTGCTTATCCAAAGCTAGCTGGACAATATCCAGAATATCTTTACTATGCCTTACGCGCCTATCAAGTGGGCAATTCCAATCCTCAATTTGGTCGCAATAATGCAATTATGAGCTCTCAGTCCCAACCCTTTTCCGATGCCGATCTTAAGGATATGGCTGCTTATATCGCATCACTGCCTGGAAATTTCGTAGTAAAGAAATAG
- a CDS encoding nucleotidyltransferase family protein: protein MTSSSPSAQTSKLRLAVLLLAAGEGSRLGGHPKALLRKDKHTLLERFSIAIQQFAPVEYLVVTGFHAETIESEIAKINTALTFLLKTVRNITPEKGQASSVRLGLESLQSEFDVLLVALSDQSQIGAREIQELLEAFSRRNPGEEIILPMLGGRRGNPVLFSKAAVQAVLTIPGMVCRAYMDMHPERVRIMETQNPAFVMDVDTPEDILKYKLSLP, encoded by the coding sequence ATGACAAGTTCCAGCCCATCCGCTCAAACCTCGAAGTTACGACTTGCCGTTCTTTTGCTTGCTGCCGGTGAGGGTAGTCGTTTGGGTGGACACCCTAAAGCCTTACTTCGTAAAGATAAACACACTCTCCTAGAGCGATTTTCAATTGCAATTCAACAATTTGCCCCTGTTGAATACCTTGTTGTAACAGGTTTTCATGCCGAGACGATTGAGTCCGAAATAGCCAAGATCAATACCGCTCTCACTTTTCTACTCAAGACTGTTCGTAATATCACCCCAGAAAAAGGCCAAGCATCCTCTGTGCGTTTGGGTTTGGAGTCACTCCAAAGTGAATTTGACGTTTTATTAGTCGCGCTATCAGACCAATCTCAGATTGGCGCTCGAGAAATTCAAGAGTTACTAGAAGCATTTTCTAGGCGCAATCCAGGTGAGGAAATAATCCTACCGATGTTGGGTGGACGGCGCGGCAACCCAGTCCTATTTTCCAAAGCGGCAGTGCAAGCGGTTTTAACAATACCAGGAATGGTTTGTCGAGCTTATATGGATATGCACCCTGAGAGGGTGCGAATCATGGAAACGCAAAATCCAGCTTTTGTAATGGATGTTGACACGCCAGAGGACATCCTTAAATACAAATTAAGCTTGCCTTAG
- a CDS encoding GntR family transcriptional regulator, with protein sequence MNTKLINRPLYEDVAERLREQIFAHELAPGSWLDEQSLALAFGISRTPMREAIKVLASEGLVTTKMNKGAYVTEVERRDLEQIFTVLSLLEGQAAKETALKATEAQLTQLDDLHHRLEKAAADRDMGQFFEINVKFHELIQEIAGNPWMNGVIADLRKVLKLQRRDSLSRNGRLLSSLIEHREILQAILKRDPLAAEAAMRKHLAHGLEAAQ encoded by the coding sequence ATGAATACAAAACTCATTAACAGGCCACTTTACGAAGATGTTGCCGAACGTCTGCGAGAGCAAATCTTTGCTCATGAATTAGCTCCAGGTAGCTGGTTGGATGAGCAAAGTCTGGCTTTAGCATTTGGCATTAGCCGCACACCCATGCGTGAAGCAATCAAAGTACTTGCCTCAGAGGGGCTCGTAACCACCAAAATGAATAAAGGTGCTTACGTTACTGAGGTTGAAAGGCGTGATTTAGAGCAAATCTTTACTGTTCTATCCCTCCTGGAGGGTCAGGCTGCAAAAGAAACGGCTCTCAAGGCAACTGAAGCGCAACTGACCCAGCTAGATGATCTGCACCACCGCCTAGAAAAGGCTGCAGCTGACAGAGATATGGGCCAATTTTTTGAGATTAATGTCAAATTTCATGAATTGATCCAAGAAATTGCCGGCAACCCTTGGATGAATGGAGTCATCGCTGATTTACGCAAAGTTCTTAAACTACAAAGGCGAGATTCATTAAGTAGGAATGGTCGCTTGCTAAGCTCACTAATTGAGCATCGCGAGATTCTCCAAGCCATCCTCAAAAGAGATCCTTTAGCTGCCGAAGCAGCTATGCGTAAACACCTGGCTCATGGACTGGAAGCAGCCCAGTAA
- a CDS encoding acyl-CoA carboxylase subunit beta, giving the protein MKEIIQQLEAKRELARLGGGQKRIAAQHAKGKLTARERIELLLDAGTFEEWDMFVEHRCHDFGMADQAVPGDGVVTGYGMINGRLVFVFSQDFTVLGGSLSEAHAEKICKIMDQAIKVGAPVIGLNDSGGARIQEGVASLGGYAEIFQRNVTASGVIPQISLIMGPSAGGAVYSPALTDFIFMVKDSSYMFVTGPEVVKTVTHEDVTAEELGGAITHSTISGVCDLAFDNDVDAIMMLRRFFNYLPLSNREKPPMINGAMRTEEPDFSLDTLVPSNPNQPYDMKELIEKIVDDGEFFELQPDYAKNILIGFARMEGRSIGIVANQPLVLAGCLDIKASIKAARFVRFCDAFNIPVVTLVDVPGFMPGTAQEYGGIIKHGAKLLYAYADCTVPKVTLITRKAYGGAYDVMASKHLRGDVNFAWPSAEIAVMGPKGAVEIIFREEKSNPEKITAREAEYKAKFANPFVAGRRGYIDDVILPHETRKRISRSLAMLKDKELTNPARKHGNIPL; this is encoded by the coding sequence ATGAAAGAAATCATTCAGCAGCTTGAAGCCAAGCGTGAACTTGCCAGACTCGGTGGCGGTCAAAAGCGTATTGCCGCTCAACATGCAAAGGGTAAGCTCACTGCACGTGAGCGCATTGAGCTTTTGTTGGATGCGGGAACTTTTGAAGAATGGGATATGTTTGTAGAACACCGCTGCCATGATTTTGGTATGGCTGATCAAGCCGTCCCTGGCGATGGCGTTGTGACGGGTTACGGCATGATTAATGGTCGTCTAGTGTTTGTATTCTCACAAGACTTTACTGTTTTGGGTGGCTCTCTTTCGGAGGCCCATGCAGAGAAGATTTGCAAGATCATGGATCAAGCAATTAAAGTTGGTGCACCGGTCATCGGCTTGAACGACTCTGGTGGTGCACGCATCCAAGAAGGTGTTGCATCTTTAGGTGGCTATGCAGAAATTTTTCAGCGCAATGTAACTGCTTCTGGCGTCATTCCACAAATTTCTCTGATCATGGGGCCATCAGCTGGCGGCGCTGTCTACTCGCCAGCGCTAACGGACTTCATTTTCATGGTTAAAGATAGCTCATATATGTTTGTCACTGGACCAGAAGTGGTCAAGACTGTGACGCATGAAGATGTTACTGCAGAAGAGCTGGGTGGTGCTATTACACACTCTACCATCTCAGGTGTTTGTGATTTGGCATTTGATAATGACGTGGATGCAATCATGATGCTCCGTCGTTTCTTTAACTACCTGCCATTATCTAATCGTGAAAAACCGCCCATGATCAATGGAGCGATGCGTACTGAAGAGCCTGATTTTTCACTGGATACCCTAGTTCCAAGCAACCCCAATCAACCATACGACATGAAAGAGTTGATCGAAAAGATTGTCGATGATGGTGAGTTCTTTGAATTACAGCCAGACTATGCAAAAAATATTTTGATCGGCTTTGCCCGTATGGAAGGTCGCTCGATTGGGATTGTTGCTAATCAGCCTTTAGTGTTGGCAGGTTGCTTAGACATCAAGGCATCCATTAAAGCTGCACGTTTTGTGCGTTTTTGTGATGCATTCAATATTCCTGTCGTGACATTGGTAGATGTGCCTGGTTTTATGCCGGGGACAGCGCAAGAATACGGCGGAATTATTAAGCACGGCGCCAAATTGCTATATGCCTATGCTGATTGCACGGTGCCGAAGGTGACATTGATTACTCGCAAAGCATATGGAGGCGCTTATGACGTGATGGCCTCTAAGCATCTGCGTGGGGATGTTAACTTTGCCTGGCCCTCAGCTGAAATTGCTGTCATGGGTCCGAAAGGTGCTGTAGAGATCATCTTCCGAGAGGAGAAGTCAAACCCCGAGAAAATCACTGCACGTGAAGCTGAATACAAAGCCAAGTTTGCCAATCCTTTTGTTGCAGGCCGTCGTGGTTATATTGACGATGTGATCCTGCCACATGAAACCCGCAAGCGTATCTCACGGTCCTTGGCCATGCTTAAAGATAAAGAGCTCACTAACCCAGCTCGTAAACACGGCAATATTCCCCTTTAA
- a CDS encoding c-type cytochrome yields the protein MISMKKHLILSQLTLCAALALVGFAAQAQDVKGSAQAGQGKVWLCIGCHAIPDYRADYPLVYKVPMIGGQNAAYIAGSLAAYKKGERKHPTMRAIAASLSDQDMADIGEYYAAQTTSSPKNPLK from the coding sequence ATGATTTCTATGAAAAAACACCTCATTCTTTCCCAATTGACCCTTTGCGCAGCTTTGGCTCTAGTTGGTTTTGCTGCTCAAGCTCAGGATGTCAAGGGCTCGGCCCAAGCTGGCCAAGGCAAAGTTTGGCTCTGTATTGGTTGCCATGCAATTCCTGATTACCGCGCCGACTATCCTTTGGTCTACAAAGTACCCATGATTGGCGGTCAAAACGCTGCCTACATTGCCGGTTCTTTAGCGGCTTACAAGAAGGGCGAAAGAAAGCATCCAACAATGCGAGCGATCGCAGCTAGCCTGTCTGATCAGGACATGGCCGATATTGGTGAGTACTACGCCGCGCAAACCACTAGCTCGCCCAAAAACCCATTGAAGTGA
- the tsaB gene encoding tRNA (adenosine(37)-N6)-threonylcarbamoyltransferase complex dimerization subunit type 1 TsaB, which translates to MTRILAIDTSSAWCSVALSLDDESPLVRHRQVSAGASQLLLPWVEELLNETASKLSSLDAIAVDIGPGAFTGVRLGVAVVQGLATAAKLPVLPVASLDAMANQLVLEPGFISSSAQSFAIAVDARMGEVYWAKYRTVHNQVPQRLGDIHLSSPELVELGNIEYLAGNAILEFGDRLFASIKSPPPASHLGLDIRVNAQGVLACAQDMWRKGLQQDVHLLEPLYVRNKVALTSVERSQQHG; encoded by the coding sequence TTGACCCGCATACTGGCCATCGACACCTCCTCTGCATGGTGTTCGGTGGCCTTATCTTTAGATGATGAAAGCCCGTTAGTCCGTCACCGCCAGGTGTCGGCGGGCGCTAGTCAACTCCTATTGCCTTGGGTTGAAGAATTGCTCAATGAGACCGCCAGCAAACTCTCCTCACTTGATGCCATTGCTGTTGACATTGGTCCCGGTGCTTTCACTGGCGTTCGTTTGGGTGTTGCTGTTGTCCAGGGTCTAGCAACTGCTGCCAAGTTACCCGTATTGCCTGTAGCCAGTTTGGATGCCATGGCTAACCAATTGGTACTAGAGCCTGGATTTATTAGCAGCAGCGCCCAATCTTTCGCTATTGCTGTGGATGCTCGCATGGGTGAAGTCTATTGGGCAAAGTATCGAACAGTTCACAATCAAGTGCCGCAGCGTTTGGGGGATATCCATTTAAGTAGCCCGGAATTAGTGGAGTTGGGTAATATCGAGTATCTTGCCGGTAATGCCATTTTGGAGTTTGGAGACCGTCTGTTTGCATCCATTAAGAGTCCACCTCCCGCTAGCCACTTGGGTCTCGATATTCGTGTTAATGCACAAGGTGTTTTGGCTTGCGCACAAGATATGTGGCGCAAAGGTCTGCAGCAAGATGTTCATCTGCTAGAGCCCCTCTATGTTCGTAATAAAGTTGCACTGACCTCTGTAGAGCGCAGCCAACAACATGGTTGA
- the accC gene encoding acetyl-CoA carboxylase biotin carboxylase subunit, with amino-acid sequence MFKKILIANRGEIACRVMKTAKKMGIKTVAVYSEADREARHVQMADEAVCIGPAPSRESYLLIDRIIQACKDTGAEAVHPGYGFLSENEQFARRCEEEGIVFIGPKYQSIAAMGDKIASKKLAIEAKVNTIPGFNEAIEKAEDAVKIAQGIGYPVMIKASAGGGGKGLRVAFNDKEAFEGFTACRTEALNSFGDDRVFIEKFVEGPRHIEIQVLGDSKGNIVYLGERDCSIQRRHQKVIEEAPSPFIDPATRKAMGEQAVSLAKAVNYQSAGTVEFVVGKDKSFYFLEMNTRLQVEHPVTEGITGLDLVEQMIRVAAGEQLAFKQEDIQLNGWSMECRINADDPFRNFLPSTGRLVKYRPPAEKDGVRVDTGVYEGGEIPMYYDSMIAKLIVHGKDRTEAIEKMRAALNDFVIRGIHSNIPFQAALLQHPRFVSGDFTTGFIAEEYPDGFKKDSVQPSDPRRLAALAAFMRYRYLEHIQMIDGQLAGHEMTIAKQFVVVTGARVGSSEDIQEIPIRVELKDGIYSVYIEQEGDISRYDIASNWRPGEICLRATINGAQHVTAQVERNGVKYTLILDGAQYECMVLSPLGAELQRRMLVKVPPDTSKLVMSPMPGLLTNIAVKAGDTVTAGQKLAAIEAMKMENTLLAAQDGVVAEVCANVGESLAVDQLIIRFE; translated from the coding sequence ATGTTTAAGAAGATTTTGATTGCGAATCGCGGTGAGATTGCTTGCCGTGTGATGAAAACAGCCAAGAAGATGGGCATCAAGACGGTGGCTGTGTATTCCGAAGCGGATAGAGAGGCGCGTCATGTGCAAATGGCTGATGAGGCTGTGTGTATAGGGCCAGCACCATCACGTGAATCCTATCTACTGATCGATCGCATCATTCAGGCCTGTAAAGATACTGGTGCTGAAGCAGTTCATCCTGGGTACGGATTTCTGTCTGAAAATGAACAGTTTGCCCGTCGCTGCGAGGAAGAGGGTATCGTTTTCATCGGCCCTAAATATCAGTCGATTGCAGCTATGGGCGACAAGATTGCCTCCAAAAAATTAGCCATAGAAGCGAAGGTTAATACGATTCCTGGTTTTAATGAAGCGATTGAAAAGGCAGAAGATGCTGTCAAGATTGCTCAGGGCATTGGTTATCCAGTCATGATTAAGGCTTCTGCAGGTGGTGGCGGCAAGGGATTGCGGGTAGCCTTTAACGACAAAGAGGCTTTCGAGGGATTTACGGCTTGCCGTACTGAAGCGCTCAATAGTTTTGGAGATGACCGTGTCTTCATTGAGAAATTTGTAGAAGGTCCGCGCCATATTGAGATTCAGGTGCTAGGTGACTCGAAGGGGAACATTGTGTATCTGGGTGAGCGTGATTGCTCGATTCAACGGCGTCATCAAAAGGTGATTGAAGAAGCCCCATCCCCATTTATTGATCCTGCCACTCGTAAGGCAATGGGAGAGCAAGCCGTTTCTTTGGCGAAGGCTGTGAATTACCAATCTGCAGGTACTGTGGAATTTGTGGTGGGCAAGGATAAGTCCTTCTACTTCCTGGAGATGAATACCCGTTTACAGGTAGAGCACCCAGTCACGGAAGGTATCACGGGTCTTGATCTAGTAGAGCAGATGATTCGGGTGGCTGCTGGTGAGCAGTTAGCATTTAAGCAAGAAGATATTCAACTCAATGGCTGGTCAATGGAATGCCGTATTAACGCCGATGACCCATTTCGCAATTTCTTACCATCGACTGGACGATTGGTGAAATATCGACCTCCAGCCGAGAAGGATGGCGTTCGTGTAGATACCGGTGTCTACGAGGGTGGCGAGATTCCGATGTACTACGACTCCATGATTGCGAAGTTAATTGTTCATGGCAAAGATCGTACTGAGGCAATTGAAAAGATGCGTGCCGCACTGAATGATTTCGTGATTCGCGGCATTCATTCAAATATTCCTTTTCAGGCGGCTTTATTGCAACACCCACGCTTCGTATCTGGCGATTTCACTACTGGCTTTATTGCTGAAGAATACCCGGATGGTTTCAAAAAAGATTCTGTACAACCCTCGGATCCTAGACGCTTAGCAGCGCTCGCTGCTTTTATGCGTTATCGTTATCTTGAGCATATCCAGATGATTGATGGTCAATTAGCTGGTCATGAAATGACAATAGCAAAACAGTTTGTCGTTGTGACTGGTGCGCGTGTTGGCTCTAGTGAAGATATCCAAGAGATTCCAATTCGAGTTGAGTTGAAAGATGGTATTTACTCTGTCTATATTGAACAAGAAGGCGATATTAGTCGTTACGATATCGCTAGCAATTGGCGCCCAGGCGAGATTTGTTTGCGCGCAACTATTAATGGCGCTCAACATGTCACGGCGCAAGTCGAGCGAAATGGCGTCAAATACACATTAATTTTAGATGGCGCGCAATACGAATGCATGGTTTTAAGTCCTCTAGGCGCAGAGTTACAGCGTCGCATGTTGGTGAAAGTTCCACCGGATACCTCTAAATTAGTGATGTCACCGATGCCCGGGCTATTAACCAATATTGCTGTCAAAGCTGGTGATACAGTCACAGCCGGTCAAAAATTAGCTGCGATTGAAGCAATGAAAATGGAGAATACTTTGCTTGCTGCTCAAGACGGCGTAGTTGCTGAAGTTTGCGCTAATGTAGGCGAAAGTCTGGCAGTTGATCAATTGATTATCCGTTTCGAATAA
- the meaB gene encoding methylmalonyl Co-A mutase-associated GTPase MeaB yields MLNVVDQTLVNDLTSEPSSLQRRALAKIITLLESTRMDHRKRADDVLNALLPKTGKSFRLGISGVPGVGKSTLIETLGLYLINKGHRVAVLAIDPSSSLSGGSILGDKTRMERLSVLDNAFIRPSPSSCTLGGVAEKTREAMLVAEAAGFDIVIVETVGVGQSEIAVAGMTDMFLLMQLPNAGDDLQAIKKGVMEIADLIVINKADIDPDAAMRAQLFITSSLRLLGFQGNPEHASHNQEFWHPTVMTLSALEGVGLPELWEKILRFQELQNANGLLQARRKAQSGAWMSDRIDAGLKNAFQNHPAVQALLPDLSAQVNQGTMAASVAARRLLEAMGHEFF; encoded by the coding sequence ATGCTTAATGTAGTCGACCAAACTTTAGTGAATGATCTCACTAGCGAGCCTTCGTCATTACAGCGCCGTGCTTTAGCTAAGATTATTACTTTGCTTGAATCTACTCGCATGGATCACCGCAAACGTGCGGATGACGTGCTCAATGCTTTATTGCCGAAGACCGGAAAGTCGTTTCGTCTTGGGATTTCTGGAGTCCCTGGTGTGGGTAAATCGACTTTGATTGAAACCCTCGGCTTGTATTTGATTAACAAGGGCCACCGTGTTGCTGTGCTTGCAATCGATCCTTCTTCCAGTCTATCTGGGGGGTCTATTTTGGGCGATAAAACTCGTATGGAAAGGCTATCCGTTTTGGATAACGCGTTCATTCGACCAAGCCCATCTTCCTGTACCTTAGGCGGTGTTGCTGAAAAAACCCGTGAAGCCATGTTGGTTGCTGAGGCAGCTGGTTTTGACATTGTGATCGTAGAAACGGTCGGGGTTGGGCAAAGTGAGATTGCAGTTGCTGGCATGACAGACATGTTCTTGCTAATGCAATTACCTAATGCTGGCGATGATCTTCAGGCCATTAAAAAAGGCGTTATGGAAATTGCCGATCTGATTGTGATCAATAAGGCGGATATCGATCCTGATGCCGCCATGCGTGCGCAATTATTTATTACGAGTTCGCTTCGTCTTTTGGGTTTTCAGGGAAACCCTGAACACGCTTCTCACAATCAAGAGTTTTGGCATCCCACCGTAATGACTCTGAGTGCTTTAGAAGGAGTGGGACTGCCAGAGTTGTGGGAAAAAATTCTACGTTTCCAAGAACTACAAAATGCAAACGGTCTCCTACAGGCTCGTCGCAAAGCACAATCAGGCGCTTGGATGTCGGATCGAATTGATGCTGGACTTAAAAATGCTTTTCAGAACCACCCAGCAGTTCAGGCACTGTTGCCTGATTTAAGCGCTCAAGTAAATCAAGGAACTATGGCTGCTTCAGTTGCGGCAAGGCGTTTACTTGAGGCAATGGGGCACGAATTTTTCTAA
- a CDS encoding VOC family protein: MNKPFKILGIQQVAIGGADKDRLRKLWVDLLGFEYKSTFVSERENVDEDICAIGHGAHEIEVDLMQPLDVDKKPAVHQTPLNHIGLWVDDLPIAVEWLSEQGLRFAPGGIRKGAAGYDITFVHPKGNEEFPFCGEGVLIELVQAPPAIIAGLST; encoded by the coding sequence GTGAATAAGCCATTTAAAATATTAGGTATTCAGCAGGTTGCTATTGGCGGTGCAGATAAGGATCGCCTTCGAAAGCTTTGGGTAGATTTATTGGGTTTTGAATACAAGAGTACCTTTGTATCTGAGCGTGAAAACGTGGATGAAGATATTTGCGCAATTGGCCATGGTGCACATGAGATTGAAGTCGATCTCATGCAGCCATTAGATGTCGACAAAAAACCTGCTGTTCATCAGACGCCTTTAAATCATATTGGCCTCTGGGTTGATGATCTTCCGATTGCTGTGGAATGGCTGTCAGAACAAGGTCTACGTTTTGCACCCGGTGGCATTCGTAAGGGGGCGGCAGGTTATGACATCACCTTTGTGCACCCTAAGGGAAATGAAGAATTTCCATTTTGCGGTGAGGGCGTATTAATAGAGCTGGTTCAGGCTCCACCAGCTATCATTGCGGGTCTAAGTACATAA
- the scpA gene encoding methylmalonyl-CoA mutase, translated as MSASGKKPATNSTNSWPNVPDSNLDDWKKSAQKSAPNGDINKLGWQTPDGIHLKALYTAEDIDGLQYTHSLPGFEPFVRGPQATMYSVRPWTIRQYAGFSTAEESNAFYRKALDAGGQGVSVAFDLATHRGYDSDHPRVTGDVGKAGVAIDSVEDMKILFDGIPLDKVSVSMTMNGAVLPVLAGYIVAGEEQGVKQELLSGTIQNDILKEFMVRNTYIYPPEPSIRIIGDIIEYTAKHMPKFNSISISGYHMQEAGANQVLELAFTLADGKEYVKTALAKGLDVDGFAGRLSFFFAIGMNFYLEVAKLRAARLLWWRIMKSFEPKNPKSLMLRTHCQTSGWSLTEQDPYNNVVRTTVEAMAAVFGGTQSLHTNSFDEAIALPSEFSSRIARNTQLILQEETHITSVIDPWAGSYMMENLTQEMADKAWEIIQEVDAMGGMTKAVESGWAKLKIEAAAAEKQAKIDSGSDVIVGVNKYKLDKEDLVDVLMIDNDKVRESQIVRLKNIKAKRDTHKVEDALAALTQAAEDGSGNLLELAVQAIRLRATVGEVSDALEKVYGRHRADTQKVTGVYAAAYDSAEGWEKLKVEIAEFAKDFGRRPRVMIAKLGQDGHDRGAKVVATAFADLGFDVDIGPLFQTPEECARQAIENDVHALGVSTLAAGHKTLVPAIIAELKRQGSDDIIVFVGGVIPRQDYEFLYEAGVKGIYGPGTPIPASAKDVLEQIRKSTKPQ; from the coding sequence ATGAGTGCGAGTGGAAAAAAGCCTGCAACGAATTCAACAAACAGTTGGCCCAATGTGCCGGATAGCAATCTGGATGACTGGAAAAAATCTGCCCAAAAGTCTGCGCCTAATGGCGATATTAATAAATTGGGCTGGCAGACCCCGGATGGAATTCATCTAAAAGCCTTGTACACAGCAGAAGATATCGATGGCCTTCAGTACACACATTCATTGCCAGGATTTGAGCCTTTTGTTCGCGGACCTCAAGCAACGATGTATTCGGTGCGTCCATGGACTATTCGCCAATATGCGGGTTTCTCAACCGCGGAGGAATCGAATGCCTTTTATCGAAAAGCGCTGGATGCGGGTGGCCAAGGTGTCTCCGTAGCATTTGACTTGGCAACACATCGCGGTTATGACTCTGATCATCCGCGTGTTACCGGTGACGTTGGTAAAGCTGGTGTCGCAATTGATTCCGTAGAAGATATGAAGATTTTGTTTGATGGCATTCCATTGGACAAAGTATCTGTTTCGATGACGATGAATGGCGCAGTTTTACCTGTGCTAGCAGGCTACATTGTGGCTGGTGAAGAGCAGGGCGTTAAACAAGAATTGCTATCAGGGACCATTCAGAATGACATTCTGAAAGAGTTTATGGTGCGTAATACCTATATCTATCCACCTGAGCCCTCTATTCGAATCATTGGTGACATCATTGAGTACACCGCCAAGCATATGCCTAAATTTAACTCGATCTCAATTTCGGGTTACCACATGCAAGAAGCGGGTGCGAACCAAGTTCTTGAATTAGCGTTTACCTTGGCGGATGGTAAAGAGTATGTCAAAACCGCACTGGCCAAGGGATTAGATGTCGATGGCTTTGCCGGTCGCCTTTCTTTTTTCTTTGCTATTGGCATGAACTTTTACTTAGAAGTAGCCAAGTTGCGCGCAGCACGACTACTGTGGTGGCGCATCATGAAATCATTTGAACCTAAAAATCCAAAGTCCTTAATGTTACGTACACATTGCCAAACATCAGGCTGGTCATTAACAGAGCAAGATCCCTACAACAATGTTGTGCGTACGACTGTAGAGGCAATGGCAGCGGTGTTTGGTGGTACACAGTCTTTGCATACGAACTCATTTGATGAGGCAATTGCCTTACCATCCGAGTTCTCCAGTCGCATTGCTCGTAATACCCAATTGATTCTCCAGGAAGAGACGCACATCACGAGCGTGATCGATCCTTGGGCCGGCTCCTACATGATGGAAAACCTCACCCAAGAAATGGCTGACAAAGCTTGGGAGATTATTCAAGAAGTTGATGCTATGGGTGGTATGACGAAGGCGGTAGAAAGTGGTTGGGCTAAGCTGAAGATTGAAGCGGCTGCTGCCGAAAAGCAGGCCAAGATTGATTCTGGTTCTGATGTAATTGTTGGGGTAAATAAATACAAGCTCGATAAAGAAGATTTAGTCGATGTCTTGATGATCGATAACGATAAGGTTCGTGAGAGCCAAATTGTCCGATTGAAAAATATCAAAGCAAAGCGCGACACTCATAAGGTAGAGGATGCATTAGCTGCATTAACTCAAGCTGCAGAAGATGGTTCCGGCAATTTACTAGAGTTGGCTGTTCAAGCCATTCGCTTACGTGCCACGGTTGGTGAAGTTTCTGATGCGTTAGAAAAAGTTTACGGGCGCCATCGCGCCGATACTCAAAAAGTGACTGGTGTGTATGCAGCTGCTTACGATTCAGCGGAAGGCTGGGAAAAATTGAAAGTAGAAATCGCTGAATTTGCAAAAGACTTCGGCCGTCGTCCACGCGTAATGATCGCAAAACTAGGCCAGGACGGCCATGATCGTGGCGCCAAGGTAGTGGCGACCGCCTTTGCCGATCTGGGTTTTGACGTGGACATAGGTCCTTTGTTTCAAACTCCAGAGGAGTGTGCTCGACAAGCGATCGAGAATGACGTTCATGCTCTTGGAGTCTCTACGTTAGCAGCAGGTCACAAGACTTTAGTTCCCGCGATCATCGCGGAGCTCAAAAGACAGGGATCCGATGACATCATCGTTTTCGTTGGCGGCGTTATTCCAAGACAGGATTACGAGTTCTTGTACGAAGCTGGTGTCAAAGGCATTTATGGACCCGGTACCCCGATTCCGGCTTCAGCTAAGGATGTACTAGAGCAGATTCGTAAATCTACAAAGCCACAGTAA